Proteins from a single region of Dyadobacter fanqingshengii:
- a CDS encoding GNAT family N-acetyltransferase, with translation MDDSQQPSFSHAEPVLSVHNVAETIKYWQDVLGFPNQWTWGDPPTHGGVSWHGAFVQFSHNPTLAATQHGHSMWIRVRNIELLYQIHQNNQAEITMPLSKQIYGLTEYVIKDNNGYYITFAAPTNYKKGRSEKLPDNVSILVKKPTVTQYRSLFEAVGWSNNATDEMLQTQLDFMQATVVAENSDNGDVIGCALLLGDGFSFYYVKDVMVHPDWQGKRVGTAIMQELTRWLDENATNKAMVALFSSEHLAPFYQQVHFAPTFGMMRIIDRDHQPMP, from the coding sequence ATGGATGATAGCCAGCAACCTTCATTCTCCCATGCGGAACCAGTTCTTTCAGTTCACAACGTGGCTGAAACTATAAAATACTGGCAGGACGTGTTGGGTTTTCCCAACCAATGGACCTGGGGCGACCCGCCTACGCACGGCGGAGTTTCATGGCACGGCGCGTTTGTCCAGTTTTCGCATAACCCAACATTGGCCGCCACCCAACACGGGCATTCAATGTGGATCCGGGTGCGGAATATCGAGTTGCTTTATCAAATACATCAGAATAATCAGGCTGAAATCACGATGCCGTTATCAAAGCAGATTTACGGGCTTACCGAATATGTGATCAAGGATAATAATGGATACTATATAACCTTTGCTGCTCCGACAAACTACAAAAAAGGTCGTTCCGAAAAATTACCGGACAACGTTAGCATTCTTGTAAAAAAGCCAACCGTAACCCAATATCGTAGCTTATTTGAAGCCGTAGGCTGGTCCAACAATGCAACCGATGAAATGTTGCAGACGCAGCTTGACTTCATGCAAGCGACCGTTGTCGCAGAAAACTCTGACAATGGCGATGTAATCGGCTGCGCATTGCTACTCGGCGACGGGTTTAGTTTCTATTATGTAAAAGATGTCATGGTCCACCCCGACTGGCAGGGAAAACGCGTTGGCACTGCAATCATGCAGGAACTCACGCGCTGGCTGGATGAGAACGCGACAAACAAAGCCATGGTGGCGCTCTTCTCGTCCGAACACCTAGCTCCATTCTACCAGCAGGTCCATTTTGCGCCTACATTCGGAATGATGCGTATCATTGACCGCGATCACCAGCCAATGCCGTAA